A window of the Bradyrhizobium ottawaense genome harbors these coding sequences:
- a CDS encoding ABC transporter substrate-binding protein, which produces MFRGGIVAGAAVLGLCSTTAFAQQEPCIGNSAAITGPAAFGGQAIKMGAETAIDEINAKGGLLGKQLRLVQYDDAGAPPRGVDNTRRIALSDKCVAILGGYHSTVAVAQAEPVNEIGIPYVGVLAANTKAIENGHNPNFMFRVSAKDKWVARFLVEQALKSSKSGKIAFLYENTGWGNGALPDVKDAMAKAGKDLVAAETFNWGDQDMTPQIIRARDAGAELVLVWALDREGNQILRSMDKVGWKPTIISAWGLAGNLGELAGPLANGVQVVQTYTFMGAMDPKKQALWDKLKAKYGVKDPSEIKMGSGVANAYDAVYIIAKAIEKAGSYDWPKVREALYSVNYEGLVADYKPAFDASDPERQDAILPKYYKLTVWTDSKLLPIEQTSYAKTN; this is translated from the coding sequence ATGTTCCGCGGCGGAATCGTTGCCGGAGCAGCAGTGCTCGGACTGTGTTCGACGACTGCCTTCGCCCAGCAAGAGCCGTGCATCGGCAATTCAGCAGCAATCACTGGCCCCGCCGCATTTGGCGGCCAGGCGATCAAGATGGGGGCCGAGACCGCTATCGACGAAATCAATGCCAAGGGCGGCTTGCTCGGCAAGCAGCTTCGCTTGGTCCAATATGATGATGCCGGCGCTCCTCCGCGCGGGGTGGACAATACGCGCCGGATTGCGCTCTCCGACAAATGCGTTGCCATTCTCGGCGGATATCATTCCACGGTCGCGGTCGCACAGGCGGAGCCGGTGAACGAAATCGGCATTCCCTATGTCGGGGTGTTGGCTGCCAACACCAAGGCCATCGAAAACGGCCACAACCCGAACTTCATGTTCCGCGTGTCTGCAAAGGACAAATGGGTCGCTCGCTTCCTCGTGGAACAGGCGCTCAAATCTTCAAAATCCGGAAAGATCGCGTTCCTCTATGAGAACACGGGCTGGGGCAATGGAGCGTTGCCGGACGTGAAGGACGCGATGGCCAAGGCCGGCAAGGATCTCGTCGCCGCGGAGACTTTCAACTGGGGCGATCAGGACATGACCCCTCAGATCATTCGTGCCCGTGATGCCGGTGCGGAACTGGTGTTGGTGTGGGCGCTGGATCGCGAAGGCAATCAGATCTTGCGATCGATGGACAAAGTAGGCTGGAAGCCCACGATCATCAGCGCATGGGGTCTCGCCGGAAATCTCGGTGAGTTGGCAGGACCGCTCGCCAACGGCGTGCAGGTGGTCCAGACCTATACATTCATGGGTGCCATGGATCCGAAGAAGCAGGCGTTGTGGGACAAGCTCAAGGCAAAGTACGGCGTCAAGGATCCGTCGGAGATCAAAATGGGATCGGGCGTCGCCAATGCTTATGACGCTGTTTACATCATCGCGAAGGCGATCGAAAAGGCTGGTTCCTACGATTGGCCGAAAGTCCGCGAAGCGCTTTACAGCGTGAATTACGAAGGTCTCGTTGCCGATTATAAGCCGGCCTTCGACGCTTCCGATCCAGAACGCCAGGACGCGATCCTTCCCAAATATTACAAGCTGACGGTCTGGACCGACAGCAAGCTGCTTCCGATTGAGCAAACCTCTTACGCCAAGACCAACTGA
- a CDS encoding ABC transporter ATP-binding protein, with product MAVTMFELQDVAKRYDSHIAVADVSLTIDKGEFVALMGPSGCGKTTTLRMIAGLDRPSAGDIRMWGRSLIDDPPWARDTPLVWQSYALFPFLSVRRNVEFGLKQRGAPAAVRRAKADDWMGRMGITELADRSPAQLSGGQRQRVALARALATEPEVLLLDEPLSALDPHLKVKMQAELVRLHRELGITFICVTHSHSEAFAMADRVVIMNEGRVQQVGTPRDIYRRAGNQFVAEFIGGNNILPGAVRSVEGVHVVIETGVGLIAAEPQGSIPVSVGQSTTLVVAVDRIAITRSQPPEPANIVAARVATLEFIGSTVMVFLDAANGFVLQAQTSLRDLEAAPLAVGDAVLAHWSPRDGYFLDP from the coding sequence ATGGCCGTGACCATGTTCGAGCTGCAGGACGTGGCCAAGCGCTACGATAGTCACATCGCGGTCGCGGACGTGTCGCTGACCATCGACAAAGGCGAGTTCGTCGCCCTCATGGGTCCGTCCGGCTGCGGCAAGACCACGACGCTGCGCATGATCGCCGGACTGGACCGCCCGAGCGCGGGCGACATCCGCATGTGGGGCCGCAGCCTCATCGACGATCCGCCATGGGCGCGCGACACGCCGCTCGTGTGGCAGAGCTACGCGCTGTTCCCCTTCCTGTCGGTCCGCCGGAACGTCGAGTTTGGGCTCAAGCAGCGCGGGGCGCCTGCCGCCGTGCGTCGCGCCAAGGCGGACGACTGGATGGGCCGCATGGGGATCACGGAGCTGGCGGACCGCTCGCCCGCCCAATTGTCCGGTGGCCAGCGCCAACGCGTGGCCCTGGCGCGGGCACTGGCCACCGAACCAGAGGTCCTGCTGCTCGATGAGCCCTTGAGCGCGCTCGACCCCCATCTCAAGGTCAAGATGCAGGCCGAACTCGTGCGGCTGCACCGCGAGCTCGGCATCACTTTCATTTGCGTGACCCACAGCCACTCCGAGGCCTTCGCCATGGCGGACCGCGTGGTCATCATGAACGAGGGCCGGGTGCAGCAGGTCGGAACGCCGCGAGACATCTACCGCCGGGCTGGCAACCAGTTCGTTGCGGAGTTTATCGGCGGCAACAACATCCTGCCGGGAGCCGTGCGGTCGGTCGAGGGCGTCCACGTCGTGATCGAGACCGGCGTCGGCCTGATCGCGGCCGAGCCGCAAGGGTCAATCCCGGTTTCGGTGGGCCAATCCACGACTCTGGTGGTGGCGGTCGACCGGATCGCGATCACTCGATCCCAACCGCCGGAGCCCGCCAACATAGTCGCGGCGCGGGTCGCAACGCTGGAATTCATCGGCTCGACCGTCATGGTCTTCCTGGATGCCGCCAATGGCTTCGTGCTGCAGGCGCAGACCAGCCTGCGCGACCTCGAAGCCGCGCCGCTCGCGGTGGGCGACGCGGTGCTGGCGCATTGGTCGCCGCGCGACGGCTACTTTCTCGATCCTTAA
- a CDS encoding branched-chain amino acid ABC transporter permease — MTAAIQYILSGLAIGGIYALVGLGFHIMWSAAKAVNFAHGDTLMLGAVLAVLGVDVGIPLAVACLLAIIAGGIFGVLLERFAVRPFAATSTSIGWMLTTIAVGVMIEALATLQFGGFSRPLSSPGVKSAVHIFGAGVYPQELAIPVVAILVMVGLRLMQRHTLIGRAMQAVAHDKRAAALMGINVNRIVAFSYGLASLFGAAAGVLVAPVIQVSASMGALLGLKGFAVAIIGGITSAPGIVIVGLGFGVMEKFVEGYISTAAREIIGFGVMILVLLVFPQGLFGKREVLKV, encoded by the coding sequence GTGACAGCAGCAATTCAATACATCCTGTCGGGCCTTGCCATCGGAGGCATCTACGCGCTGGTAGGCTTGGGCTTTCACATCATGTGGTCGGCAGCCAAGGCGGTGAATTTTGCGCATGGCGACACGTTGATGCTTGGTGCCGTTCTCGCCGTGCTTGGCGTGGATGTAGGAATACCGCTGGCGGTTGCCTGTCTATTGGCGATTATCGCAGGTGGAATATTCGGGGTGCTGCTTGAGCGCTTTGCCGTGCGGCCATTCGCAGCGACTTCAACCTCGATCGGCTGGATGCTGACCACAATCGCCGTCGGCGTGATGATCGAGGCATTGGCGACGCTGCAGTTTGGCGGCTTTTCACGACCCTTGTCATCGCCTGGCGTGAAGAGTGCCGTTCATATCTTCGGCGCCGGCGTCTATCCGCAGGAACTCGCGATTCCTGTTGTGGCAATCCTTGTGATGGTCGGTTTGAGGCTTATGCAGCGGCATACTTTGATCGGCCGCGCCATGCAGGCGGTTGCGCACGACAAGCGAGCCGCAGCCCTTATGGGCATCAACGTCAACCGCATTGTCGCCTTTTCCTACGGTCTGGCATCGCTGTTCGGCGCGGCTGCCGGTGTGCTGGTGGCGCCCGTGATTCAGGTCTCCGCGAGTATGGGCGCGCTGCTGGGACTCAAGGGCTTCGCGGTCGCGATCATCGGCGGCATCACCAGCGCGCCCGGGATCGTCATTGTCGGGCTGGGCTTCGGGGTCATGGAGAAATTTGTCGAAGGCTATATCTCGACGGCTGCCCGCGAAATCATCGGCTTCGGTGTCATGATCCTGGTGCTGTTGGTCTTTCCGCAGGGTCTGTTCGGCAAACGCGAGGTCCTCAAGGTATGA
- a CDS encoding amidohydrolase family protein, translating into MTTFIKGATILAMGGQHSAEPFTGDVLVEGDRITAIGAAVQAPTDATVIDGAGKLVMPGLMNAHLHSNEALFKGRYDNMPLEVWMLYSYPILAAKRLSERLVYLRSMLVAIESLKTGVTCLSDDLYESPKAEMELLGAAFQAYDDIGIRATVSAHVVDKNFLDTIPFTRETVPQHLQDEVNKLSPPTVDDYVGFVKQAHDRYHGRSGRLRFMLAPSAPQRCTPELMLAANDLAKEWGIPFHTHVVETKVQGVTGPALYGKSLMRYMNDLGLLNPWTTIAHSIWVSEDDIALMGAAGVSVVHNTISNQKLGAGIAPVRRLLEAGVNVALGSDGICSNDTPRMFDVMKAAGLAHKINNPDWSRWLTASKVLHACTLGGARSALIEKEIGSLEVGKKADLLILDMQTVNFAPLNDIRNHLVYCENGSSIETVMVNGEVVVQDGRLTKVNEKALLAELRALMPEFQAYTRGVEAANQPFEPAFADIIRRCYGTDLGFTRWASDAG; encoded by the coding sequence ATGACCACGTTCATCAAGGGTGCCACTATCCTCGCCATGGGAGGACAACATAGCGCTGAGCCGTTCACGGGCGACGTTTTAGTCGAGGGCGACCGGATCACGGCGATCGGCGCCGCCGTCCAGGCGCCCACCGATGCGACGGTGATCGACGGCGCTGGAAAGCTGGTCATGCCGGGCCTCATGAACGCGCATCTCCATTCCAACGAGGCGCTGTTCAAGGGCCGCTACGACAACATGCCGCTCGAAGTTTGGATGCTGTACTCGTACCCGATCCTCGCGGCCAAGCGCCTGTCCGAGCGGCTCGTCTATCTGCGCAGCATGCTGGTCGCGATCGAGTCGCTGAAGACGGGCGTGACCTGCCTGTCGGATGACCTCTACGAGAGCCCGAAGGCCGAGATGGAGCTCCTGGGCGCGGCCTTCCAAGCCTATGACGACATCGGCATCCGGGCCACCGTCTCGGCCCATGTGGTCGACAAGAACTTTCTCGACACGATCCCATTCACCCGCGAAACGGTGCCGCAACATCTGCAGGACGAGGTCAACAAGCTGTCGCCGCCCACCGTCGACGACTATGTGGGTTTCGTCAAACAGGCGCATGATCGCTATCACGGCCGCTCAGGCCGCCTGCGCTTCATGCTCGCCCCATCGGCGCCACAGCGCTGCACGCCCGAGCTCATGCTGGCGGCCAACGATCTCGCCAAGGAGTGGGGGATCCCGTTCCACACGCATGTAGTGGAAACCAAGGTCCAAGGCGTCACTGGTCCGGCACTCTACGGCAAATCGCTGATGCGCTACATGAACGACCTCGGCCTCCTAAACCCCTGGACCACGATCGCCCATTCGATCTGGGTCAGCGAGGACGATATCGCGCTGATGGGGGCAGCCGGGGTCTCGGTCGTCCACAACACCATCTCGAATCAGAAGCTCGGGGCGGGGATCGCGCCCGTCCGCAGGCTGCTCGAGGCGGGCGTCAACGTGGCGCTCGGTTCGGACGGCATCTGCTCGAACGATACGCCCCGCATGTTCGATGTAATGAAGGCGGCTGGCCTCGCGCATAAGATCAACAACCCGGATTGGTCGCGTTGGCTGACCGCGTCCAAGGTGCTCCACGCCTGCACGCTCGGCGGGGCGCGCTCGGCCTTAATCGAGAAGGAGATCGGCTCGCTCGAGGTGGGCAAGAAGGCGGACCTGCTCATCCTCGACATGCAGACGGTAAACTTCGCGCCGTTGAACGATATTCGGAACCATCTCGTCTATTGCGAGAACGGGTCGTCGATCGAGACGGTGATGGTCAACGGCGAGGTCGTGGTGCAGGACGGCCGGCTCACTAAGGTGAATGAAAAGGCGCTCCTGGCCGAGTTGCGCGCCCTGATGCCGGAATTCCAAGCGTATACCCGTGGCGTTGAAGCCGCGAACCAGCCGTTCGAGCCCGCCTTCGCGGACATCATCCGGCGCTGCTATGGCACCGACCTCGGTTTTACGCGTTGGGCGTCCGACGCCGGGTGA
- a CDS encoding ABC transporter permease: protein MKAHDLREGTRAAALGGWTALVFLFVFAPIVSTVVFSFNADRFPSLPWGGFSLAWYAAVLTDDSVRRSLVNSLIVAAAAAAIATVLGFAAAYVDYRFRFFGKRAYMALASLPPTVPVVILGVAMLTFEGRIGLSGTLAGVVAGHVVLCSPFAMALVRMRLADLDRDLEPAAWNLGANAWTSLREIVIPFALPAIMASLFITAAVSFDEYMIAWFVSGLNETLPVRVLAMLQGQVSPRINAVGSLVFAVSAILVVLAQILTRRKI, encoded by the coding sequence GTGAAGGCCCACGATCTTCGCGAGGGGACGCGCGCGGCCGCGCTCGGCGGCTGGACCGCACTGGTGTTCCTGTTTGTGTTCGCTCCGATCGTGTCCACGGTCGTGTTTTCGTTTAACGCCGACCGCTTCCCCAGCCTGCCCTGGGGCGGGTTCAGCCTCGCTTGGTACGCTGCCGTTCTCACGGATGACAGCGTGCGCCGCAGTCTGGTGAACAGCCTGATCGTGGCGGCCGCCGCTGCCGCCATCGCGACCGTGCTTGGTTTTGCTGCGGCCTATGTGGATTACCGGTTCCGCTTTTTTGGCAAGCGGGCCTACATGGCGCTCGCCTCGCTTCCACCCACGGTCCCGGTCGTCATCCTGGGCGTCGCCATGCTGACGTTCGAGGGCAGGATTGGTCTGTCGGGCACGCTCGCGGGCGTGGTGGCGGGCCACGTGGTGCTCTGCTCGCCTTTCGCGATGGCGCTTGTGCGGATGCGGCTCGCCGATCTCGACCGTGACCTGGAGCCCGCTGCCTGGAATCTCGGCGCGAATGCCTGGACGAGCTTGCGCGAGATCGTGATCCCGTTCGCGCTGCCGGCCATCATGGCCTCCCTCTTCATTACGGCCGCAGTCTCGTTCGACGAGTACATGATCGCCTGGTTCGTAAGTGGTCTCAACGAGACGCTGCCGGTGCGCGTGCTGGCGATGCTGCAAGGGCAGGTGAGCCCTCGCATCAACGCGGTCGGCTCCCTGGTGTTCGCGGTCAGCGCGATACTGGTCGTGCTCGCGCAAATTCTGACGAGACGGAAAATCTGA
- a CDS encoding branched-chain amino acid ABC transporter ATP-binding protein/permease, with protein sequence MRYLVPLGFLVFALILTAVPLMAANEYALRLFMLFLIYGLIAVGLNVLVGLTGLVSLGQAGLFALGSYTGAVLATRLGFDIVASCIGAAILSGAFGVLLAYPTVRVKGVYLAVVTIAFGIIVENVAIEWQSLTGGTTGLSSIPRPNVFGIKLSGFAFYAVLAVTLFVFTLLIHNLKISRYGRTMLAVSQSETASRALGINPTAMRTLAFVVASVTAGIAGTFYAFLNSYISPDIFTFSDSVRFLLMVILGGAGSTFGPVIGAYILTYLPEYLQQFQLWQNFAYGALLLLVMFVLPRGVLGTLRLAFDRWRPADPVPDVAEGLPVETTLRHDKQTWTAELVANALTVRFGGLSALSNVSLRVKGGEIHALIGPNGAGKSTFVNTISGFYQPDEGRCELDGVELTGRRSLEIARLGLARTFQNTELFGELSVLENVMVGYDQRLSYGLVHALLRTPRMQREEFECRRAAIGLLGFVGLSQYANEAARFLPFGLQRRLEIARALAGKPRLLLLDEPAAGLTTQEIDDLEAIVRKIAGLGISVLLIEHHVDLIMALADTVTVLDYGQVIASDAPAAIQNDPRVIEAYFGTPPERAETAA encoded by the coding sequence ATGAGATACCTCGTTCCTCTCGGCTTTCTCGTCTTTGCCCTCATCCTTACCGCCGTCCCGCTGATGGCGGCTAACGAATATGCGCTGCGGCTTTTCATGTTGTTTCTGATCTACGGCCTGATTGCAGTGGGTCTGAATGTTCTGGTGGGTCTTACAGGCCTGGTTTCGTTGGGGCAGGCGGGCCTGTTCGCGCTGGGATCCTATACAGGAGCGGTCCTCGCCACGCGGCTCGGCTTTGACATCGTTGCGTCCTGCATCGGCGCGGCAATCCTTTCCGGGGCGTTCGGCGTGCTGCTCGCCTATCCGACGGTGCGGGTCAAAGGCGTCTATCTCGCTGTCGTCACGATCGCTTTCGGCATTATTGTTGAGAACGTCGCCATCGAGTGGCAATCCCTGACCGGAGGCACCACGGGTCTCAGTTCAATTCCGCGGCCAAATGTTTTCGGCATCAAACTCTCAGGCTTTGCTTTCTACGCCGTGCTGGCCGTCACGCTGTTTGTTTTCACGCTGCTCATCCACAATCTGAAAATATCGCGTTACGGGCGGACGATGCTCGCTGTCTCACAAAGCGAGACAGCGTCGCGCGCTCTCGGAATCAATCCTACCGCCATGCGAACGCTGGCTTTCGTGGTGGCGTCCGTGACGGCTGGCATCGCGGGTACCTTTTACGCCTTTCTGAATTCCTACATATCGCCGGATATATTCACATTCTCCGACAGTGTGCGTTTTTTGCTGATGGTGATCCTCGGCGGAGCCGGATCGACCTTTGGGCCGGTGATCGGCGCGTATATTCTGACTTACCTGCCGGAATATCTGCAGCAATTTCAACTCTGGCAAAACTTTGCCTATGGTGCGCTGCTGCTGCTGGTGATGTTCGTGTTGCCGCGCGGCGTTCTCGGCACCTTGCGGCTGGCATTCGATCGATGGCGGCCCGCTGACCCGGTTCCTGATGTTGCGGAAGGTCTACCCGTTGAGACAACGCTACGCCACGATAAGCAAACGTGGACTGCCGAGTTGGTGGCCAATGCTCTTACCGTCCGTTTTGGGGGATTGAGTGCCCTGTCGAATGTCTCGTTGCGCGTGAAAGGCGGTGAGATCCACGCGTTGATCGGGCCGAATGGCGCGGGCAAGTCCACTTTCGTCAACACGATTTCGGGTTTCTATCAGCCCGATGAAGGTCGTTGCGAACTCGACGGCGTCGAACTTACAGGTCGGCGTTCGCTTGAGATCGCGCGGCTTGGGCTCGCGCGCACGTTTCAGAACACGGAACTATTCGGTGAGCTGAGCGTGCTTGAAAACGTCATGGTGGGCTATGACCAGCGCCTGTCCTATGGCCTCGTTCATGCCCTGCTGCGCACCCCGCGCATGCAGCGCGAGGAATTCGAATGCCGCCGGGCCGCGATCGGTCTGCTCGGCTTCGTCGGTCTTTCCCAGTATGCCAACGAGGCCGCGCGTTTCCTGCCCTTCGGTCTGCAACGGCGTCTCGAGATTGCGCGTGCGTTGGCGGGAAAGCCGCGACTTCTGTTGCTCGATGAGCCCGCGGCCGGGCTGACGACGCAGGAAATTGACGACCTCGAAGCGATAGTTCGCAAGATCGCGGGCCTTGGCATCTCTGTGCTGCTGATCGAGCATCATGTCGATCTCATTATGGCTCTGGCGGATACGGTCACGGTGCTGGACTACGGCCAGGTGATTGCCAGCGACGCCCCCGCGGCTATCCAGAACGATCCCCGCGTCATCGAGGCTTATTTCGGAACGCCGCCGGAACGGGCCGAGACCGCCGCATGA
- a CDS encoding ABC transporter permease, translated as MTDQAISERSKAASRRFAVVLGAPPLAWQLLFFVVPLGFLLAMTFWSVRNFRLQPDFTVANWVTIFKADFFAKAFVHTFTLSLLAAVLCSLIAFPAAYTIVFRAKSATRRLLIFALIVPFFTSFPVRIYSMQVFFSPPGIINHLIEPFGWGPVHVLNTSTGTVIGFLTLTLPLVVLLQTLALGGIDKNLIEAAHNLRCGRFRTILTVILPSARVGLVLAAAFAFVLCFGDYISPQLLGGSRPPTLSILIADQVKSGNNWPRASVVAVSMIVTLMVVLGVLMRIAYGGRKAS; from the coding sequence CCAAGCCATATCCGAGCGATCGAAGGCCGCGTCGCGTCGCTTCGCCGTCGTGCTCGGCGCGCCGCCTTTGGCTTGGCAGCTCCTGTTCTTCGTCGTGCCGCTCGGCTTCCTGCTCGCGATGACCTTCTGGTCGGTGCGTAATTTCCGGCTGCAGCCCGATTTCACGGTTGCGAACTGGGTGACGATCTTCAAGGCGGACTTCTTCGCCAAAGCTTTCGTCCACACCTTCACGCTGTCGCTCTTGGCGGCCGTGCTGTGCAGCCTGATCGCCTTTCCGGCTGCCTACACGATCGTGTTCCGGGCCAAGTCTGCCACCCGTCGCCTGCTCATCTTCGCGCTGATCGTCCCGTTCTTCACGAGCTTCCCGGTCCGCATCTACTCTATGCAGGTGTTCTTCAGCCCGCCGGGCATCATCAACCATCTGATCGAGCCGTTCGGGTGGGGTCCCGTCCATGTGCTGAACACCTCGACCGGAACAGTGATTGGATTTCTCACCCTGACCTTGCCGCTCGTGGTGCTGCTCCAGACGCTGGCGCTCGGCGGCATCGACAAGAACCTGATCGAAGCCGCCCACAACCTGCGCTGCGGCCGCTTCCGCACCATCCTGACCGTGATCCTGCCCTCAGCCCGCGTCGGCCTCGTGCTGGCGGCGGCCTTCGCCTTTGTGCTGTGCTTTGGCGACTACATCTCACCGCAGCTCCTGGGCGGTTCGAGGCCGCCGACGCTCAGCATCCTGATCGCGGATCAGGTGAAATCCGGGAACAACTGGCCGCGGGCCTCGGTGGTTGCCGTCTCCATGATTGTCACCCTGATGGTGGTGCTCGGCGTCCTGATGCGTATCGCCTACGGTGGAAGGAAGGCGTCGTGA